In Blastopirellula sp. J2-11, a single genomic region encodes these proteins:
- a CDS encoding 6-pyruvoyl trahydropterin synthase family protein, producing MSLVIMRRIKFCAGHRLYKHGGKCEFFHGHNYVADFYVTADEVDTVGRVIDFADLKAKFKGWLDEHWDHGFLLSDQDDNGISAIKQVVPCKYFVMPYNPTAENMARYLLDYVCPELLDQSNVRPVKVVIWETEDAFAEARVSGDVGETASASLSSVTVD from the coding sequence ATGAGCCTGGTTATTATGCGGCGCATCAAGTTTTGCGCGGGTCACCGCTTGTACAAGCATGGCGGCAAGTGCGAGTTCTTTCATGGGCACAACTACGTCGCCGACTTTTACGTCACCGCCGACGAAGTCGACACGGTCGGTCGCGTGATTGATTTCGCCGACCTGAAGGCGAAGTTCAAAGGTTGGCTGGACGAGCATTGGGATCATGGATTTTTGCTGAGCGATCAAGATGACAACGGCATCAGCGCGATTAAGCAAGTTGTCCCTTGCAAGTATTTCGTGATGCCCTACAACCCGACCGCCGAAAACATGGCGCGCTATCTGCTGGACTATGTATGTCCAGAGTTGCTCGATCAATCGAACGTTCGCCCAGTGAAGGTCGTCATCTGGGAAACGGAAGATGCGTTCGCCGAAGCGCGCGTCAGCGGCGATGTCGGCGAGACGGCGTCGGCTTCGCTCAGTTCGGTCACCGTCGACTAA
- the mog gene encoding molybdopterin adenylyltransferase: MNAQPPAKIGVVTISDRASRGEYEDRGGPAIQAYLSEILTSDWIAAPRVIPDDRAGIEQTLRQLCDEEHCCLVITTGGTGPALRDVTPEATEAICDKMMPGFGELMRKVSLEKVPTAILSRQTAGIRGQSLLLNLPGQPKAIAECLDAVFPAIPYCIDLLAGPYLTTDPTRVLAFRPAKKG, translated from the coding sequence ATGAACGCACAGCCGCCAGCCAAGATCGGCGTCGTCACGATTTCGGATCGCGCCAGTCGCGGTGAGTACGAGGATCGTGGCGGCCCGGCGATTCAGGCCTACCTTAGCGAGATCCTGACGTCAGACTGGATCGCGGCGCCACGCGTGATTCCGGATGATCGCGCTGGGATCGAGCAAACGTTGCGGCAACTTTGCGATGAAGAGCATTGCTGCCTGGTGATTACGACCGGCGGTACTGGTCCAGCGCTGCGGGATGTCACGCCGGAAGCGACCGAAGCGATTTGCGACAAAATGATGCCCGGCTTTGGCGAACTGATGCGGAAGGTCTCTTTGGAAAAAGTGCCGACGGCGATTCTCTCTCGTCAGACGGCCGGAATTCGCGGGCAATCGCTACTCCTCAATTTACCGGGGCAGCCGAAGGCGATCGCCGAGTGTCTGGATGCGGTATTTCCGGCGATTCCTTACTGTATAGATCTATTAGCAGGCCCTTATCTCACGACAGATCCCACTCGTGTTCTGGCATTTCGGCCTGCGAAGAAGGGGTGA
- a CDS encoding response regulator, whose protein sequence is MEDAKFENKINRRVLVIDDNQAIHDDFRRILAAQSKLNVASSDIKALLFEDEELPPGELNFGFEIESAFQGEEGLEKVAAAERSGFPFALAFVDMRMPPGWDGLETVKRIWRDHPDLQVVICTAYSDHSWESLLQELGETDQLVILKKPFDVIEARQLAIALTRKWQLTQQARMRMDQLNQLVEQRTADLITAASELKLTNEQLVEASRAAEAANRSKSEFLANMSHEIRTPMTAIIGYAEELRDIGEIERAPKERVFALDTILRNGHHLLQVINDVLDLSKIEAGKLDVCLQPASPVRIVSDVLALMHLRASQKGLRLENEFCGPLPETIVTDVTRLRQILINLIGNAIKFTDKGTVSLRTKLIDIGADNPHLEFEVVDSGIGMTEEELRRVFVPFEQANNSMSRKYGGTGLGLSICIRLTELLGGSMRCESSLGHGSFFHFTIATGNLSNVKISNCADDLNWIPASVSSVPPKELALSGRILLVEDGPDNQRLLRLILEKAGAEVAIANDGRDGVDMTLTSRNQGVPFDLILMDMQMPIMDGYQATRLLRREAVRTPIIALTAHAMSDDRQRCLDAGVDDYLTKPIDRRQLLETLANYLQPTAKAVAKIAQT, encoded by the coding sequence GTGGAAGACGCAAAATTCGAGAACAAGATCAATCGCCGCGTTTTGGTGATCGACGACAACCAAGCGATTCATGACGACTTTCGTCGCATTCTCGCTGCACAATCCAAACTGAACGTCGCCTCAAGCGACATCAAGGCGCTCTTGTTCGAAGATGAAGAGTTGCCGCCCGGCGAATTGAATTTCGGTTTTGAAATTGAGTCGGCCTTCCAGGGAGAGGAAGGGCTCGAGAAGGTTGCTGCGGCCGAGCGAAGCGGATTTCCGTTTGCGCTGGCTTTTGTCGACATGCGAATGCCGCCGGGTTGGGATGGCCTGGAAACCGTCAAACGGATCTGGCGAGACCATCCCGATCTGCAGGTCGTGATTTGCACGGCCTACTCGGATCATTCGTGGGAATCGTTGCTGCAGGAGTTGGGCGAAACCGACCAACTGGTGATCTTGAAAAAGCCGTTTGACGTGATCGAAGCGCGTCAGTTGGCGATTGCGTTGACGCGAAAATGGCAACTGACGCAGCAAGCCCGCATGCGAATGGATCAGCTCAACCAGTTGGTGGAGCAACGAACCGCCGATTTGATAACAGCGGCGTCCGAATTGAAATTGACGAACGAACAACTGGTGGAAGCGAGTCGCGCAGCGGAAGCGGCGAATCGCTCGAAGAGCGAGTTTCTGGCGAATATGAGCCATGAGATTCGCACGCCGATGACGGCGATCATCGGCTACGCCGAAGAACTGCGAGATATCGGTGAGATCGAACGAGCGCCGAAAGAACGAGTTTTCGCCCTCGACACCATCTTGCGCAACGGACACCACTTGCTGCAGGTCATCAACGACGTCTTGGATCTAAGCAAGATTGAGGCCGGCAAATTGGACGTATGCCTGCAGCCTGCCTCGCCGGTGCGGATCGTATCGGACGTTTTGGCGCTGATGCACTTGCGCGCGTCGCAAAAAGGGCTCCGACTAGAGAACGAGTTTTGCGGCCCGCTTCCCGAGACCATTGTGACCGATGTGACTCGGTTACGGCAAATCTTGATCAACTTGATCGGCAATGCAATCAAGTTTACCGACAAAGGCACGGTATCGCTCCGGACGAAATTGATCGACATCGGCGCCGACAATCCCCACTTGGAGTTCGAAGTGGTCGACTCTGGTATCGGCATGACGGAAGAAGAACTGCGAAGAGTCTTCGTACCGTTTGAACAGGCCAACAATTCGATGAGCCGTAAATATGGCGGCACCGGGCTTGGCCTGTCGATCTGCATTCGCCTGACCGAACTGTTGGGAGGATCGATGCGCTGCGAAAGCAGCTTGGGACATGGCAGCTTCTTCCACTTTACGATTGCGACCGGCAACTTGTCGAATGTCAAAATCAGTAACTGCGCTGACGATCTGAATTGGATTCCGGCGAGCGTCAGCAGCGTTCCACCGAAGGAGCTTGCTCTGAGCGGACGCATCTTGCTCGTGGAGGATGGACCCGATAATCAGCGTTTGCTTCGTTTGATCCTCGAGAAAGCAGGCGCCGAAGTAGCGATCGCCAACGACGGACGCGACGGCGTTGATATGACGCTGACGTCGCGCAATCAAGGAGTTCCGTTTGATCTGATCTTGATGGACATGCAAATGCCGATTATGGATGGATATCAAGCGACCCGTTTGCTGCGTAGGGAAGCGGTTCGGACGCCGATTATCGCACTGACGGCGCACGCGATGAGCGACGATCGACAGCGTTGCCTGGATGCTGGAGTCGATGACTACCTGACCAAGCCGATCGATCGCCGCCAATTGCTGGAAACGCTTGCCAACTATCTGCAGCCAACCGCCAAGGCCGTCGCAAAAATAGCGCAAACGTAG
- a CDS encoding Trx7/PDZ domain-containing (seleno)protein, with product MRNGIVQARHALLALFVLFSLCSFAAAQNKDRETKVRNDRRDILADGTWHYNDLAGATAAAKISGKPILVIFRCIPCEACAQLDEKIIERDSAVRRIMQEYECARIVRMNGVDLAKFQFDYDQSFAAFLMNADGTIYGRYGTRSHQTEEEGDVAIEGLAATLEKGLILHQIYPLNKDQFVAKTTGDKPPVSSAEKFPHLKKRDFGEELDYDGQVVKSCIHCHQVGESYRVNYRSEGNPIPQKILFPYPHPKILGMIMDPQTAATVKQVTPDSPAAKAGVHAGDEILSLNGQPILSMADIQWTLHHLQEEKSLEVKLRRGEKLTKIDFPLPPDWKEQGDISWRVTSWDLSRQVLGGMRLKDLESEERKTLGLGDDQLGLKVRHVGKYGDHREALKAGVQVDDVITSIAGVNENLNESNLLARLANATKPGQEVEVTLLRNGKSQQTKIRLQ from the coding sequence ATGAGAAACGGCATCGTCCAGGCGCGTCATGCCTTGCTCGCACTTTTCGTTTTGTTCAGTCTTTGCTCTTTCGCAGCGGCTCAGAATAAGGATCGTGAAACGAAAGTTCGCAATGATCGTCGCGATATTCTGGCGGACGGCACTTGGCACTACAACGATCTCGCAGGCGCGACCGCTGCGGCCAAGATCTCTGGCAAGCCGATCCTGGTCATCTTTCGCTGCATCCCCTGCGAAGCGTGCGCCCAGCTTGACGAAAAAATCATCGAGCGCGATTCGGCGGTGCGCCGCATCATGCAAGAGTACGAGTGTGCCCGGATTGTGCGGATGAACGGCGTCGACTTGGCGAAGTTTCAATTCGACTACGATCAGTCGTTCGCCGCCTTTTTGATGAACGCCGACGGTACGATCTATGGTCGTTACGGAACTCGTTCGCATCAAACCGAAGAAGAGGGGGACGTTGCGATCGAAGGCTTGGCGGCAACGCTTGAGAAAGGATTGATTCTGCACCAGATTTATCCGCTGAACAAAGATCAGTTCGTCGCTAAGACCACCGGGGATAAGCCGCCAGTTTCGTCGGCCGAGAAGTTTCCGCATTTGAAAAAACGGGACTTCGGCGAAGAGCTCGACTACGACGGCCAAGTGGTGAAGAGCTGCATTCATTGTCATCAAGTGGGCGAAAGTTATCGGGTCAATTATCGGTCCGAAGGGAATCCGATTCCGCAAAAGATCTTGTTCCCCTATCCCCATCCGAAGATTCTCGGCATGATCATGGATCCCCAAACTGCCGCGACTGTCAAGCAAGTGACGCCAGACTCGCCGGCGGCGAAAGCCGGAGTCCATGCCGGCGACGAGATCCTCTCACTCAACGGGCAACCAATTCTTTCGATGGCCGACATCCAATGGACCCTGCATCATCTGCAAGAGGAAAAGTCGCTGGAGGTCAAGTTGCGCCGCGGCGAGAAACTGACCAAAATCGATTTTCCACTTCCGCCAGATTGGAAAGAGCAGGGGGATATCTCATGGCGCGTCACCAGTTGGGATCTGTCGCGTCAGGTCTTGGGCGGCATGCGGCTGAAAGATCTGGAGTCCGAGGAGCGGAAAACGCTGGGACTGGGGGACGATCAGCTAGGTTTAAAAGTGCGCCATGTCGGCAAGTATGGCGATCATCGGGAGGCGCTCAAGGCCGGCGTCCAAGTGGACGACGTGATTACCTCGATCGCCGGTGTCAACGAAAACCTGAATGAATCGAATCTGCTGGCCAGGCTCGCCAATGCGACGAAGCCTGGACAAGAGGTGGAAGTAACGCTGCTTCGCAACGGCAAATCGCAACAGACGAAGATTCGCCTGCAGTAA
- a CDS encoding dihydroxy-acid dehydratase, with translation MSQPLNWNSRRLTRGWQKGITAFYYGLGLTDADFDKPQIGIGVPLLDGNLCNVHAYQLGQELKAGCEQAGLIGFPFGTPAVSDNITQGHEGGNASLPSRNMIANAAECVVSAHGYDFLIGLHNCDKNGPGFAMALARLNYPGLIVNGGSIKPGCHLGRDTSILDVYDAQAAASVGAMTADEADQILRTACPGPGGCGIAASFNTWGIAIEAIGLGLPYSSSIPAEDPAKREECRSIGQAVKHLLTENIRPRDILTKKAFENAAAVIAAVGGSTNGVLHLIALAQEAEVDFTLRDLQRIVRNTPVLCSFAPRGKRTMYDLHKLGGTPMLLKYLISAGIVDGSCLTVSGKSLADNVADAAEVPQDQDLIAPLDKPFKEYADMQICFGNLAPGGVVFKVSSMRDPKFSGKAICFSEAKDIVDAVEANKITPGTVIVLRYLGPVASGMPEVLVATAALAVPHLDGKVAFLSDTRVSGVSHGAIGVHCAPEAAVGGPIALVEDGDEISFDLLDGDITLHVGADELATRAAHWKSPDLRYKHAYLADFAATVSQADSGCVSKAFHDVS, from the coding sequence ATGTCTCAGCCCCTCAATTGGAATAGTCGCCGTTTAACGCGTGGATGGCAAAAAGGGATCACCGCTTTTTACTATGGTCTGGGGCTGACCGACGCCGATTTTGACAAACCCCAAATCGGGATCGGCGTGCCGCTGCTGGACGGCAACCTGTGCAACGTCCACGCCTATCAACTGGGCCAAGAGTTGAAAGCAGGCTGCGAGCAAGCGGGACTGATCGGGTTTCCGTTTGGCACGCCGGCCGTCAGCGACAACATCACGCAAGGACATGAAGGGGGCAACGCCAGCCTTCCCTCGCGTAATATGATCGCCAATGCGGCCGAATGCGTCGTCAGCGCCCATGGCTACGACTTTTTGATCGGGCTCCACAATTGCGACAAAAACGGCCCCGGCTTCGCCATGGCGTTGGCTCGGCTCAACTACCCCGGGCTGATTGTCAACGGCGGCAGTATTAAACCTGGTTGCCATCTGGGTCGCGATACGTCGATTTTGGATGTCTACGACGCCCAAGCGGCGGCTTCGGTCGGCGCGATGACAGCGGATGAAGCGGATCAAATCTTGCGAACCGCTTGTCCCGGTCCCGGCGGTTGCGGCATCGCGGCCTCTTTCAATACCTGGGGAATCGCGATCGAAGCGATCGGGCTTGGGCTTCCTTACTCCAGTTCGATCCCGGCTGAAGATCCCGCCAAACGTGAAGAATGCCGCAGCATCGGCCAAGCGGTCAAACATCTACTGACCGAGAACATTCGCCCCCGCGATATTTTGACCAAGAAGGCGTTTGAAAATGCGGCCGCGGTAATCGCTGCAGTGGGCGGCTCGACCAACGGCGTGCTGCACTTGATCGCGCTGGCCCAAGAAGCCGAGGTCGATTTCACCTTGCGCGACCTGCAGCGGATTGTCCGCAACACGCCGGTCCTGTGCAGCTTCGCGCCGCGCGGCAAACGGACGATGTACGACCTGCACAAGTTGGGAGGTACGCCGATGCTGCTGAAATACCTGATCTCGGCCGGCATCGTCGATGGTTCGTGCTTGACCGTCTCAGGCAAGTCGTTGGCCGACAACGTCGCCGATGCGGCGGAAGTACCGCAGGATCAAGACTTGATCGCGCCGCTGGATAAGCCGTTCAAAGAATACGCCGATATGCAGATCTGCTTTGGCAACCTGGCGCCTGGCGGCGTCGTCTTCAAAGTATCGAGCATGCGTGATCCAAAATTTAGCGGCAAAGCGATCTGCTTTTCGGAAGCGAAAGACATTGTCGACGCGGTCGAAGCGAACAAGATCACGCCGGGAACCGTGATCGTGCTGCGCTATCTAGGACCGGTCGCTTCGGGGATGCCGGAAGTATTAGTCGCAACCGCGGCCTTGGCCGTACCGCACCTGGACGGCAAAGTCGCGTTTCTGTCCGACACGCGGGTCTCTGGCGTCTCGCACGGAGCAATCGGCGTTCATTGTGCTCCAGAAGCGGCGGTCGGCGGCCCCATCGCGTTGGTCGAAGATGGAGATGAAATCTCGTTTGATCTGCTCGACGGCGACATCACGCTGCACGTCGGAGCAGACGAGTTGGCGACTCGCGCCGCCCATTGGAAGTCGCCTGACCTGCGGTATAAACATGCCTATCTGGCCGACTTCGCCGCGACTGTCTCGCAAGCCGATAGCGGTTGCGTCAGCAAAGCGTTTCACGACGTCTCGTAA
- a CDS encoding Hsp20/alpha crystallin family protein: protein MVRGLTMYQPRSFSDLRREMDGLFGTLLNTDVQSAVAAWTPSLNVAETETSYEVSVEIPGMAPEEVQVELKEGLLTIAGERRQVEESDDKKFHRVEHTYGKFERSLRLSSPVEEDKVTAEYHQGILNVTIPKAEKARPRKIEVTAK from the coding sequence ATGGTCCGAGGTTTAACGATGTATCAGCCGCGCAGCTTCTCTGATCTGCGCCGAGAAATGGATGGACTTTTCGGAACATTGCTCAACACCGATGTACAGTCGGCCGTCGCCGCTTGGACGCCGTCCTTGAATGTCGCCGAGACAGAAACGTCATACGAAGTGTCGGTCGAGATTCCGGGAATGGCGCCCGAAGAGGTTCAAGTCGAACTGAAAGAAGGCCTGTTGACGATTGCCGGCGAGCGGCGACAAGTGGAAGAATCGGATGACAAGAAGTTTCATCGCGTCGAACATACCTACGGCAAGTTCGAGCGCAGCCTACGCTTAAGCTCGCCGGTGGAAGAAGACAAAGTCACTGCCGAGTATCACCAAGGCATCTTGAACGTCACCATTCCGAAAGCCGAGAAAGCGCGACCGCGCAAAATCGAAGTAACAGCCAAGTAA
- a CDS encoding glycosyltransferase family 2 protein, with the protein MPDSRLIDDSAIWIIVPAYNESARIAKTLAPLCGAFPNIVVVDDGSADDTAQIAARSPVWVLRHLINSGQGAALQTGIDFALRQDAQIIVTFDADGQHDAGDILRLVQPIRRGEVDVTLGSRFLGKTIDMPWTRHVMLKGAVWFTRVFSQIAVTDTHNGFRAMSRKAAQTIRITQNRMAHASEILDQIREFQLRFCEVPVTIRYNVATLEKGQSNSAAVKIAAQFLLGRLVR; encoded by the coding sequence TTGCCCGATTCCCGCTTGATCGACGATTCGGCGATTTGGATTATCGTACCGGCTTACAACGAGTCGGCTCGCATTGCCAAAACGCTCGCGCCGCTCTGCGGCGCGTTCCCCAATATCGTGGTGGTCGATGACGGCTCGGCGGATGACACCGCACAGATCGCCGCCAGGTCGCCGGTTTGGGTTCTGCGGCATCTGATCAATTCGGGGCAAGGGGCGGCGCTGCAAACCGGCATCGATTTCGCCTTGCGGCAAGACGCTCAGATCATCGTCACCTTCGATGCCGACGGACAGCATGACGCCGGCGACATCTTGCGCCTGGTCCAACCGATCCGCCGCGGCGAGGTCGACGTCACGTTGGGCTCCCGCTTTTTAGGCAAGACGATCGACATGCCTTGGACGCGGCATGTAATGTTGAAAGGGGCTGTTTGGTTTACCCGCGTCTTTTCGCAGATCGCGGTGACCGACACGCACAATGGTTTTCGCGCGATGTCGCGTAAAGCGGCGCAGACGATTCGGATCACGCAAAATCGGATGGCCCACGCATCGGAAATCTTGGATCAGATCCGCGAGTTCCAATTGCGGTTTTGCGAAGTGCCGGTCACGATTCGGTATAACGTTGCAACTCTCGAAAAGGGGCAGAGTAACTCGGCCGCGGTGAAAATTGCCGCCCAGTTTCTGCTCGGGAGGCTTGTTCGTTGA
- a CDS encoding DUF2304 domain-containing protein has product MTPFQWLAITFIIGAACYELVNIRQQRAVRLFGLFRGVIWFAAALAILFPNQIGRLASLVGIGRGADVILYSFVLIFMATTFYFYSRYLRLQRQITDLVRYLAIQEASRGAEEQTLEEG; this is encoded by the coding sequence TTGACTCCGTTTCAATGGCTTGCGATCACTTTCATCATCGGCGCCGCTTGTTACGAGTTGGTGAACATTCGTCAGCAGCGTGCGGTCCGTTTGTTCGGACTGTTTCGCGGCGTCATTTGGTTTGCAGCCGCTCTGGCGATTCTCTTTCCGAATCAAATCGGCCGTTTGGCGAGTCTGGTGGGAATCGGCCGCGGCGCCGACGTCATTCTCTACTCGTTCGTCTTGATCTTCATGGCGACGACCTTCTATTTCTATTCGCGCTACCTTCGACTACAGCGACAGATCACGGATCTAGTCCGCTACCTGGCGATTCAAGAAGCGAGTCGCGGCGCTGAAGAACAGACGCTCGAAGAAGGCTAG
- a CDS encoding tetratricopeptide repeat protein: MENQNRSVSRWRVLGFALLLAIVVCIAYGNSYSGGYVLDDARYLELDQAPELANLSNRLGAVAAGRIRSVGNLSFTLNYLLIGDEPWAFHVGNFLVHGGTALVLFDLVRRLLSAPYFQDRYSAVATELAFVVALLWAVHPLGTMAVTYLIQRYESQAALFYLLTLYCVTRSCLANDWRWAAAAIAMCGLAVGTKEVAISAPLIAIALDRAIFASCWSELLRKRGWAYAGMWMVTAYVTVKLQPAFQAGTTLHTSVTGADHVTRWEYLCTESQVITHYIRLALFPYPLCFDYEWPIARHFTDYFATGLFIVGLLIATGYALWRWPPIGVVGLLFFCVLAPSSSFVPIADPAFEYRMYLPLACIVLLGVIGGYELWRRSSAAANRSLRHLPIVLTSIVAILFVGMTLQRNRVYRSAETVWRSVVELRPDHVRAHHNLAKILKDDGRISEAIAILGNSRARIVARSGSTAAIDIELGEIAARTEDFAEAQHRFRLAIDKLSKQKSPTSETLRLDAEAHIGLGALLQQQGDHAGAAEALIAATQRRPDCYPQAHGMAGVSLRELGKLDEAERQLDKAVMLTGPSQPWRRELGIVYFQQGRLREAADAFENWRKQAPDDLEITLRLAWLRAAASPGEVRNLAEAKQLTESLIARLGPQQQLLDLAATILAAEGKYAEATQLCQNAIAQQRQKGGDPGPMESRLQLFQNQRPFQSAQPDELY, encoded by the coding sequence ATGGAAAATCAAAACAGATCGGTCTCTCGCTGGAGAGTTCTTGGTTTTGCGTTACTGTTGGCGATCGTCGTCTGCATCGCCTATGGCAACAGCTACTCTGGCGGTTACGTCTTGGATGACGCTCGATATCTAGAGCTGGATCAGGCGCCCGAACTAGCCAATTTGTCGAATCGACTTGGCGCGGTTGCCGCTGGTCGCATTCGCTCGGTTGGCAATCTTTCTTTCACCCTGAATTATCTGCTGATCGGCGACGAACCATGGGCGTTTCACGTCGGAAATTTTCTCGTTCATGGGGGGACGGCGCTCGTCTTGTTCGATCTGGTTCGACGTTTGCTGTCGGCGCCCTATTTTCAGGATCGGTACTCGGCCGTTGCAACCGAGTTAGCGTTTGTGGTCGCTTTGCTGTGGGCCGTTCACCCGCTGGGGACGATGGCGGTCACCTATCTGATACAGCGTTATGAATCGCAAGCGGCGCTCTTCTATCTATTGACGCTCTACTGCGTTACGCGGAGTTGTTTGGCGAATGATTGGCGGTGGGCCGCCGCCGCAATTGCGATGTGCGGTTTGGCGGTAGGAACCAAAGAAGTCGCGATCTCGGCGCCGCTGATAGCGATTGCGCTCGACCGAGCGATCTTCGCGTCCTGCTGGAGCGAACTGCTGCGAAAACGGGGTTGGGCTTACGCCGGCATGTGGATGGTCACCGCCTATGTGACGGTGAAACTTCAACCAGCATTTCAAGCAGGGACAACCCTTCATACGTCGGTCACCGGCGCCGATCACGTTACGCGTTGGGAGTACTTGTGCACCGAGTCGCAAGTCATCACGCATTACATCCGCTTGGCTCTGTTTCCGTATCCTCTTTGCTTTGACTACGAGTGGCCGATTGCTCGACATTTTACTGACTATTTTGCAACCGGACTGTTTATTGTTGGGCTGCTGATCGCGACAGGATACGCGCTCTGGCGTTGGCCGCCGATCGGCGTTGTGGGGTTGTTGTTCTTTTGCGTCTTGGCGCCTTCGTCCAGTTTTGTACCGATCGCCGATCCGGCGTTTGAATATCGCATGTATTTGCCGTTGGCTTGCATTGTGCTATTGGGCGTCATCGGCGGCTACGAACTTTGGCGACGCTCGTCAGCAGCCGCAAATCGCTCGCTACGACATCTGCCGATCGTGTTGACGTCGATTGTCGCGATCCTGTTTGTGGGCATGACGCTCCAACGCAATCGGGTTTATCGATCGGCCGAAACCGTCTGGCGAAGCGTCGTCGAGCTTCGCCCGGATCATGTTCGCGCCCATCACAACCTGGCGAAGATATTGAAAGACGACGGCCGGATCTCCGAAGCGATCGCGATCTTAGGAAACTCGCGTGCACGAATCGTAGCTCGTAGCGGTTCGACGGCGGCGATTGATATCGAACTGGGCGAAATCGCCGCACGCACCGAGGATTTTGCGGAAGCGCAGCATCGCTTTCGGCTGGCGATTGACAAATTGTCGAAACAGAAGTCTCCGACCAGTGAGACGCTCCGGCTCGATGCCGAAGCGCATATCGGGCTGGGCGCTTTGTTGCAACAACAAGGGGATCATGCCGGCGCCGCCGAAGCGCTGATCGCGGCGACGCAACGGCGGCCTGATTGCTATCCCCAGGCGCACGGCATGGCCGGAGTTTCCTTGCGTGAGCTAGGGAAGCTTGATGAAGCAGAGCGGCAGTTAGACAAAGCGGTGATGCTGACGGGGCCCTCTCAGCCATGGCGGCGCGAGTTGGGGATTGTTTATTTTCAGCAAGGTCGGCTGCGCGAAGCCGCCGATGCGTTTGAGAATTGGCGGAAGCAGGCGCCTGACGATCTCGAAATTACGCTGCGTCTGGCCTGGCTGCGAGCGGCGGCGTCGCCAGGGGAAGTGCGCAATCTGGCCGAGGCGAAGCAACTGACCGAATCGTTGATCGCGCGGCTTGGTCCGCAACAGCAACTGCTAGATCTGGCCGCGACCATTTTGGCCGCCGAAGGAAAATACGCCGAAGCGACGCAGCTTTGCCAAAACGCGATCGCCCAGCAGCGGCAGAAAGGGGGCGATCCTGGTCCGATGGAGTCTCGGCTGCAGTTGTTTCAGAATCAGCGTCCGTTTCAATCGGCTCAGCCGGACGAACTTTATTGA
- a CDS encoding methyltransferase domain-containing protein — MPDQHQQTNQSFYDRISGAYDFIADSSEHKAREMGQNGLNLRPGDRVLEIGFGTGNSMIDLAKLVGPTGKVIGVDISPGMQKVAENKIAKTDLGDQIELHIGDARNLDFPPHSFDAAFMSFTLELFNEPDIPVVLSEILKALKPGGKIGVVSMATVKTGDKASALEKTYIWMHQHFPHIVDCQPIDVVTLVAEAGFTIEKELDMEIWSMPVRAAIGVKPE; from the coding sequence ATGCCTGATCAGCACCAGCAAACAAATCAATCGTTTTATGACCGCATTAGCGGCGCCTACGATTTTATCGCCGACTCTAGCGAGCATAAGGCCCGCGAGATGGGCCAGAACGGCCTGAATTTGAGGCCCGGCGATCGGGTGTTGGAAATCGGTTTTGGCACCGGCAACTCAATGATCGACTTGGCGAAGCTGGTCGGTCCGACCGGCAAAGTGATCGGCGTCGATATCTCGCCCGGCATGCAAAAGGTGGCCGAAAATAAGATCGCGAAAACCGATCTGGGCGATCAGATCGAACTGCATATCGGCGATGCGCGAAATCTTGACTTTCCGCCCCACAGTTTCGACGCAGCGTTCATGAGCTTTACGCTCGAGTTATTCAACGAGCCTGATATTCCGGTGGTGCTAAGCGAGATTTTGAAAGCGCTGAAACCTGGCGGCAAGATCGGCGTCGTCTCGATGGCGACCGTCAAAACCGGCGACAAAGCCAGCGCTCTCGAAAAGACCTACATCTGGATGCACCAGCACTTTCCCCACATCGTCGATTGCCAACCGATCGACGTCGTGACGCTGGTCGCCGAAGCCGGTTTCACGATCGAAAAAGAGCTTGATATGGAAATCTGGTCGATGCCGGTTCGAGCCGCGATCGGGGTCAAGCCGGAATAA
- a CDS encoding rhodanese-like domain-containing protein — protein MKAITTAELQNLKERGEAITLINTLPAESFAETHIPDSINIPRDQDDFAEKVEQAVGGKSQPIVVYCASEDCPSSTKAAKELESQGFTNVSDYEGGAKSWKQSGHELAHA, from the coding sequence ATGAAAGCGATTACAACCGCCGAACTGCAGAACCTGAAGGAGCGCGGCGAAGCGATTACGTTGATCAATACGTTGCCGGCCGAGAGTTTTGCCGAAACGCATATCCCCGACTCGATCAACATCCCGCGCGACCAAGATGATTTTGCTGAAAAGGTGGAACAAGCGGTCGGCGGCAAGAGTCAACCGATTGTGGTTTACTGCGCCAGTGAAGACTGTCCCTCGTCGACCAAAGCGGCGAAGGAGCTCGAATCGCAAGGCTTTACCAACGTCAGCGATTACGAAGGAGGCGCCAAGTCGTGGAAGCAGTCAGGACACGAATTGGCTCACGCCTAG